Proteins encoded together in one Candidatus Bathyarchaeia archaeon window:
- a CDS encoding antitoxin VapB family protein: protein MTIKKKVYEELLRIKRNGESFSELFERMMRKERPDILKFAGAWSKMFDRDFEKIIVGMRMLRDSADKSFEERMRRTFK from the coding sequence TTGACAATTAAAAAGAAGGTCTATGAGGAGCTTCTAAGGATCAAGAGAAACGGCGAAAGCTTCAGCGAGTTGTTTGAGAGGATGATGAGAAAAGAGAGGCCCGACATCTTAAAGTTTGCTGGAGCCTGGAGCAAAATGTTTGACAGGGATTTTGAAAAAATTATTGTAGGGATGAGGATGCTGAGAGATTCCGCCGATAAAAGCTTTGAGGAAAGGATGAGAAGGACGTTCAAATGA
- a CDS encoding nucleotidyltransferase domain-containing protein, whose product MGVLKLNGKGGGMGGRLLREVGELVDEVSKASKVHSVVLFGSVARGDSNEFSDVDLLLLCGDVVEARRVVYRLGHGFEVSVYSPEELASMAKLGLPFIHHLAREGLVMRDDGSFKMVVENLKDAGMEAVRAASLELRRTMKVYSTLSGFNLPYFAHIFEPLLNLMETFLCAHKIFTFNKEEVVKKFIELNPKLTPIQNYMLNLLTVYRNYVRLQREGEVDFKTFVKTVREVLKAVEEKLQGEGEEASRRR is encoded by the coding sequence ATGGGCGTGTTGAAGTTGAACGGGAAGGGCGGTGGGATGGGTGGTCGGTTGCTTAGGGAGGTGGGTGAGCTGGTTGACGAGGTTTCCAAGGCGTCGAAGGTTCATTCCGTTGTGCTTTTCGGCAGCGTGGCTAGGGGGGATTCGAATGAGTTTAGCGATGTCGACTTGTTACTTTTATGTGGAGATGTGGTTGAGGCTCGGAGAGTTGTGTACCGTCTGGGCCATGGCTTTGAGGTTTCCGTTTACTCGCCTGAGGAGTTGGCGTCGATGGCCAAGCTGGGTCTTCCTTTCATTCACCATTTAGCTAGAGAGGGATTGGTGATGAGGGACGATGGGAGCTTCAAGATGGTTGTTGAAAACCTTAAAGACGCGGGCATGGAGGCGGTGAGGGCTGCTAGCCTCGAATTGCGGAGGACCATGAAGGTTTACTCCACCCTTTCAGGCTTCAACTTACCATACTTCGCTCACATCTTTGAACCACTTCTAAACCTCATGGAAACATTTCTATGCGCCCATAAAATCTTCACATTCAACAAGGAAGAGGTTGTTAAGAAGTTCATTGAACTCAACCCTAAGCTTACACCTATTCAAAACTACATGCTTAACCTCCTCACAGTTTACAGAAACTACGTTAGGCTTCAGCGAGAGGGAGAAGTGGATTTTAAAACCTTCGTTAAAACGGTAAGGGAGGTCTTGAAAGCAGTTGAAGAAAAGTTACAGGGAGAAGGTGAAGAAGCTTCTCGAAGACGCTGA
- a CDS encoding PIN domain-containing protein, with product MKVLDSDILVALLRNDRNAIEKLRELNETEGVITTTIFNEQEIIFGALLTEEANKNFKTTKELLDSFDTLCYGKEDMCRR from the coding sequence ATGAAAGTTTTAGACTCCGATATTTTGGTCGCGCTATTAAGGAATGACAGGAATGCGATTGAAAAATTGAGAGAGCTTAATGAAACCGAAGGCGTCATTACAACAACAATTTTTAATGAGCAAGAAATAATATTTGGGGCTCTTCTGACAGAAGAGGCGAATAAAAACTTTAAAACCACGAAAGAGCTCCTGGACTCGTTTGACACATTATGCTACGGGAAAGAAGACATGTGCAGACGATAA